The DNA segment AGCGTATTATCGGTAGTGATTATATTGGTAGCATTTGATACAGCGCCATCCCCCACCCCGGGATGGGATAAGGGGAGCCGTGTAATTTTTTGCTCCCCCTCTTTTGATCCGGAGAAACTGAAGGGAGGCAAAGCGCCTTTGATCAAGGGCCTGGGCAATCTGCATTATCGCATTACTACCCGCTCAAAGCTGGCGCAGCAATATTTTAACCAGGGGCTTACTTTGCTCTATGCCTTCAATCATGGTGAAGCAGGACGTTCCTTTATGCAGGCCATCCAACTGGACGCCGACTGTGCGATGGCCTGGTGGGGGATGGGCATGGTATTGGGCCCTAACTATAATGCAGCCCTGAACCCTGCCAGCCTGGGGGATATTAATAAAGCGATGACCAACGCCAGGAAGTATAGTGTAAACACCACTGCCAGGGAGCAGGCATTGATTGCCGCGCTGGTAAAACGTTTTCCAACGGAACCGGTAACAGATATGGCGCCTTATAATGCTGCTTATGCTGCCGCCATGAAGCAGGCCTATGAACAGTTCCCGGGTGATGCAGAGATTGCTGTGCTGTATGCGGATGCGCTGATGAATGAGCATCCCTGGAATTTGTACCAGAAAGACGGTACCCCACAACCCTGGACACCTGCTATTGAGCAGTTACTGGAAAAGACAATGACCGCATTTCCCAATCATGCAGGAGCGCTTCATCTTTATATCCATGCTGTGGAAGCTTCGCGCACGGCCAGCAGAGGCATCCCTGCGGCCCGTAAGTTGCTGAATATGCTGCCCGCCGCCGGCCACCTGGTACATATGCCGGCGCATATTTATATCCGCACAGGGAATTACCATGATGGGGTGATAGCTACTGAAAAAGCACGACTGTCAGACAGCAGTTACATTAATCAATGCAAGGCGGAAGGCGCCTACCCTTTGTTGTTGTACCCGCATAATATACATTTCCTGGCTGCCTGCGCCTTCCTGGAAGGCAATAGTAAGAAAGCGATAGAAGCTGCCTGGGGCGTATCGCGTAATGCCGACAGAAAATACCTTGCCCAGTCTGGTACCGTGCAACACTATTATATTATTCCTTACTATGTATTGGTGCACCTGGGTAAATGGGATGATATACTGGCGCTGCCTGTTCCCGGTGAATCCCTGAAATATCCGCGCGCCATCTGGCATTATGCACGTGGCATGGCATTGACCGCAAAGGGTAACCTGGCAGCAGCGCAACAGGAGCTGAAAACTTTGCAGGCGTATGCAGCAGATGAATCCCTGCGGCCTCATTTGATATGGGAAACGAACAGCGCACTGGACCTGATCACGATCGCTGCTTTCACGCTGGAAGGGGAAATATTGGGTTATGTACAACAATATGATAAGGCCGTGGCCGTATTGAAGAAGGCGATTGTAATAGAAGATAAACTCAACTACCAGGAGCCGCCGGATTGGTTCTTCCCCGTGCGTCATACTTTGGGCAATGTGTTGCTGCAGGCCAGGCAATTTGCGGAGGCTGAAAGGGTGTACCGGGAAGACCTGGTTAACCTGCCGGAGAATGGCTGGGCTTTGATGGGATTGTTCAATAGCCTGACAGGACAAAATAAACCGGACGAAGCGGCGGCTGTTAAACAGCGGTTTGACAAGGCCTGGCAATGGGCCGATATAACGATCACTTCTTCCAGAAAATATTAAACCGCCAGGGCGCTATCCGGACTCTTTCAGCGTTAAAGAAACCTGTAATGGGGAATCAACGTAATAATACATAGACCCGGGAGAATCAGGTATCTGAATCCTTGCAGAAAGGAATTTCTCCTGTGGGTTATCATTAGTTCTAAGGGTTTGGTTCCCTGTCCTTTCCAGGACAGGGATTTTTTATGGGAGGCAACCCTCCCTGATAATTATCCGTAAGAATAGTCACAGGAAATAAGTTGTAATATGATGAAAAAAGTTTTTTTCACCTTATCAGTATGCCTGGCGGTGTTCATTGGTTGTACCAATGATAAGGATGAACTGTTAAATCCCGCAGGAGGTGATTGTACAGGTGTTAATGCCAGTTTTGTTAATGATGTATTGCCCATCATCCAGGCCAATTGCCAGGGATGTCATGGAGTAGGCTCTACCAACGGCCCGGGGCAGTTAACCACTTATAACGAGATTTCAAATGCCGGCACACGGATAAAAAATGCTGTTGTCAGCGGCTTTATGCCGAGGAATGCCGCGCCCCTCCCTGCCGCAGACATCAGGAAGATCAGGTGCTGGGTAGATTCAGGAACACCCAATAATTAATACATGTCAAAGAAACAGGCAATTATTATCAGCATCCTGCTGGTGCTTGCTGCGGTAGCTATTTATGTATACCGTGAATACAACCGTACCAATAAGGACCTGGCTACTGTAGCGCCTGATTATACGGTGCAGGCCACTGCATTGGTGAATGAGTTTTTGGCCAATGATTCAGTGGCTTATAATAAGTACCGCAATAAAATACTGGCTGTACAGGGGATGGTGAAAGCCGTGGATAATGTGGATGGCGATTGTACGGTAGTGTTGGGTGATACCATGGAGCTGTCGTCTTCTGTGAGGTGCCTGCTGGATAGTGCGCACGCTGCTACCGGCGCCGGTTTTAAACGTGGCAACCAGGTTACTATTAAAGGCGCTATCACCGGGTTTAAAAAAGATGATACCGGCCTGCTGGGCTCTGATGTGGAACTGAACAGGTGTGTGATAGGAGGAGAGTAGTAAGTCAATTTCAACATATTACAAAATAGCACAGGAATGAAAAAGCGGGTTATTGGACTGACCAGTGTATGGGTATTATTATCTGTACTGGTTACTGCACAGGATAAATTTTTTACCAAGAATGGTAAGATATCTTTTGTATCAAAAGGGAATATTGAAACCATCACCGCAAAGCACAAAGGCATTACTGCTGTAGTGGACTCCAAAAGCGGGGCTGTACAGTTTGCCGTGCTGATGAAAGGGTTTGAGTTTGCCAAAGCCCTGATGCAGGAACATTTCAATGAGAATTATGTGGAAAGTGATAAGTATCCCAAGGCAGATTTTAAAGGGCAGGTAACAAATAACAGTGAGGTGAATTATGCCCAGGATGGGTCATATAATGCCAAAGTAAAGGGAACCCTTACCATACATGGCGTAAGTAAGGAAGTAGAAGTGCCGGGAAAGATCACGGTGAAGAGCGGCAAGCCGCAACTGAATGCTGATTTTAATATCCTGCTATCGGATTATAATATCAAAATACCAGCCGTAGTAAAGGAAAATATTTCTAATACAGTTACCATAACAGTTGACTGTGCGCTGGAACCTTTAAAAAATTGATTTCTCTTTTTAACAATACTGTTTATGAAAAAAATAATAAGTGGTTGTTTAATGGGGCTTGCTGTATTGCTCTCTGCTAAAACAATCCATGCCCAGGATCAGGACTTACTGAAAGAGGTGGGTCCTGATTCCGCGAAGAAAGAATATGTAAAGAATGCTTTTAAGTCATCCCGGGTGATCCATTCCCATTCCATGGAATTTATTGGTAAGGGTGTATTGGATGTGCGCATCCTGCACCGCTTTGGAACGGTGAAAAACGGATTGAAAGACCTCTTTGGTCTTGACCAGGCCAATATGCGTTTTGGCTTTGATTATGGATTGGGTAAAAGCCTTACTATTGGTGTTGGCCGGAGTAACCTGAACAAGGAACTGGACGGGTTTATCAAATACCGTCCTGTATGGCAATCCAAAGGCCCCGGCGGTGTTCCTTTCTCAGTGGTATTGATATCCGGTATGTCATTGAAGACGCAGGATTTTCCCGAACCCAAAGAGGTGTATGGTTTCAAGCACCGCCTTGCTTTTTACCAGGAGATCATTATAGGCCGCAAGTTCAGTGAAGCATTGAGCTTACAGGTAAACCCTATTTTCCTGCATCGTAATCTGGTGCCGGACACCGATGATGAGAATAATACCTGGGCATTGGGCCTGGGCGGCAGGATAAAGCTATCCAAACGGACAGCCTTTGTAGTGGATTATACGCCTGTTCTGTCTGGCCGGCAGCCGGGTACCAAAGATCCGCTGGCCATGGGCTTTGATATAGAGACCGGCGGTCACGTATTCCAGTTGCATTTCACCAATGCCTCCGGCATGAATGAAAAAGCTTTCCTGACTACCACTACGGATGATTTCTGGAAAGGTGAGATCAGGTTCGGGTTCAACCTGTCGAGGGTGTTTACCATTAAAAAGAAGAAAGATTAAATAACCCATTCCACTTCTCCTACTTCGAAATAACGCTCCAGGGTATCCCGGGTTATAAGCCTTCCATCGGGGGTCACCCCTTTGATGGTGGTTTCAAAAACGCTATTACCTTTTTTGAGCTTTACAGACTGGTCCAGCTTGTACAGCGCCTGGTGGTAATCTGTCAATAGCTGGGCGGGATTGTGAATGGCCTGGTAACGGTTTTCGAGGCATTCGCACAGTTCCTGGGCCAATGTATTGATATTGTATGTTTTACCGGTGATCTGCTTGAGGGAAACGGGTCTGAGCGCCCCGGGCGCAAACTCTGTCTGATTAATGTTGATGCCCATACCGGCGATGGCGAAGAGCCAGTCTGACTGCTGACTTCCGATCCTCGATTCAATCAATATCCCTCCTGCCTTTCTGTCACGCCAATAGATATCATTGGGCCATTTGATGCAGGTTTCCTCCCCGGCATAATTTTTAAAGAAATCATAACAAGCGAGGGCGATAGCTGCTGAAAGGAGGAACTGCTGACTGGTTTTCAGGGGTTGCGGCCGGATTACCACGCTTATCATGATGTTTTCACCCGGGGTGGTAAGCCAGCTTTTTCCGCGCTGACCGCGGCCAGCCGTCTGTTCCAGGGCAAAATACACGGTACCGTGTTCAGCCTTACCGGCAGTGGCCTGCCCCATGGCATAGTTGTTGGTGCTGTCTATTGTCGGTAATATAATAAGCCGTTGGCCGATAGCGGGATATGGCAAAAGATTACTATTTTTGGATTGTACGAAAATAGATATTCCTGTTGAACGTTTAAGCTATCTATGCTGTTATATATGGGAGATGAGCATAGCAGGCGAAATGGACGGTATATACAGGGTCCTGATAAGCAAGCGCTATCCGCTGTTGGGCATATCAATTTGACCATTTAAAACGTTTTGATTATTGGAACAATTGTCAATGTTAGCTACCCGTCGTAAACGAAATAGTGTAGCCAGGTTAACCAAAAACTCAAAGATTTTCAAAGCTATCATCCACGCTATCCAGGAGAAAAAAGGTAGTCATATCACATCGCTTGATCTCCGGAAAATTCCCGAAGCTATTGCTGATTTTTTCATTGTCTGTGAAGCGGGCAGCACTACCCAGGTAAAGGCCATTGCCGATTTTGTGGAGCAACACGTGCAGGATGCTACCAAAGAAACACCGTATCACCATGAAGGTCACCAGGGTGCGCAATGGGTACTGGTGGATTACGTTAATGTCGTGGTGCATGTCATGCTGCCGGAAACCCGCAAATTCTATAAACTGGAGGAAATGTGGAGCGACGCCGAAGCCGAAGAACATAAATAATTTGATTCTTAAGGCCGGATGTTTGATATTGTGTACCGGGAACTGTTCCAAATCTGCCATTTCAACAGGTTTTTTCGAACAATTTCATTGCTATAATCCTTAATTAGAAAAACAAGCTGAAGTAAGTACAATATGTCACAGGACGAGTCAAGACAGAACGAACGCGGTTTTCCCCGCCTGCGCCCACGGGGGGATGACAATGGCCAGCGTAAAGGCCCAAAATTCAATATCTACTGGGTATGGGCGATCATCTTTGCCGTTCTGGT comes from the Paraflavitalea devenefica genome and includes:
- a CDS encoding DUF5777 family beta-barrel protein; its protein translation is MKKIISGCLMGLAVLLSAKTIHAQDQDLLKEVGPDSAKKEYVKNAFKSSRVIHSHSMEFIGKGVLDVRILHRFGTVKNGLKDLFGLDQANMRFGFDYGLGKSLTIGVGRSNLNKELDGFIKYRPVWQSKGPGGVPFSVVLISGMSLKTQDFPEPKEVYGFKHRLAFYQEIIIGRKFSEALSLQVNPIFLHRNLVPDTDDENNTWALGLGGRIKLSKRTAFVVDYTPVLSGRQPGTKDPLAMGFDIETGGHVFQLHFTNASGMNEKAFLTTTTDDFWKGEIRFGFNLSRVFTIKKKKD
- a CDS encoding biotin--[acetyl-CoA-carboxylase] ligase; this encodes MPYPAIGQRLIILPTIDSTNNYAMGQATAGKAEHGTVYFALEQTAGRGQRGKSWLTTPGENIMISVVIRPQPLKTSQQFLLSAAIALACYDFFKNYAGEETCIKWPNDIYWRDRKAGGILIESRIGSQQSDWLFAIAGMGININQTEFAPGALRPVSLKQITGKTYNINTLAQELCECLENRYQAIHNPAQLLTDYHQALYKLDQSVKLKKGNSVFETTIKGVTPDGRLITRDTLERYFEVGEVEWVI
- a CDS encoding c-type cytochrome, which gives rise to MMKKVFFTLSVCLAVFIGCTNDKDELLNPAGGDCTGVNASFVNDVLPIIQANCQGCHGVGSTNGPGQLTTYNEISNAGTRIKNAVVSGFMPRNAAPLPAADIRKIRCWVDSGTPNN
- a CDS encoding tetratricopeptide repeat protein, encoding MKSNFIVGIAISVLSVVIILVAFDTAPSPTPGWDKGSRVIFCSPSFDPEKLKGGKAPLIKGLGNLHYRITTRSKLAQQYFNQGLTLLYAFNHGEAGRSFMQAIQLDADCAMAWWGMGMVLGPNYNAALNPASLGDINKAMTNARKYSVNTTAREQALIAALVKRFPTEPVTDMAPYNAAYAAAMKQAYEQFPGDAEIAVLYADALMNEHPWNLYQKDGTPQPWTPAIEQLLEKTMTAFPNHAGALHLYIHAVEASRTASRGIPAARKLLNMLPAAGHLVHMPAHIYIRTGNYHDGVIATEKARLSDSSYINQCKAEGAYPLLLYPHNIHFLAACAFLEGNSKKAIEAAWGVSRNADRKYLAQSGTVQHYYIIPYYVLVHLGKWDDILALPVPGESLKYPRAIWHYARGMALTAKGNLAAAQQELKTLQAYAADESLRPHLIWETNSALDLITIAAFTLEGEILGYVQQYDKAVAVLKKAIVIEDKLNYQEPPDWFFPVRHTLGNVLLQARQFAEAERVYREDLVNLPENGWALMGLFNSLTGQNKPDEAAAVKQRFDKAWQWADITITSSRKY
- a CDS encoding YceI family protein, encoding MKKRVIGLTSVWVLLSVLVTAQDKFFTKNGKISFVSKGNIETITAKHKGITAVVDSKSGAVQFAVLMKGFEFAKALMQEHFNENYVESDKYPKADFKGQVTNNSEVNYAQDGSYNAKVKGTLTIHGVSKEVEVPGKITVKSGKPQLNADFNILLSDYNIKIPAVVKENISNTVTITVDCALEPLKN
- the rsfS gene encoding ribosome silencing factor; this encodes MLATRRKRNSVARLTKNSKIFKAIIHAIQEKKGSHITSLDLRKIPEAIADFFIVCEAGSTTQVKAIADFVEQHVQDATKETPYHHEGHQGAQWVLVDYVNVVVHVMLPETRKFYKLEEMWSDAEAEEHK
- a CDS encoding OB-fold protein, which encodes MSKKQAIIISILLVLAAVAIYVYREYNRTNKDLATVAPDYTVQATALVNEFLANDSVAYNKYRNKILAVQGMVKAVDNVDGDCTVVLGDTMELSSSVRCLLDSAHAATGAGFKRGNQVTIKGAITGFKKDDTGLLGSDVELNRCVIGGE